The following proteins are encoded in a genomic region of Fibrobacter sp. UWH6:
- a CDS encoding PLP-dependent cysteine synthase family protein, whose protein sequence is MSKIHKSIAELVGHTPLVELSNYEEKYGLKAHIIGKLEYLNPTGSVKDRLALALIQDGERRGLIKKGDTLIDVTSGNTGIGLAGIGHALGYEFEPYLEPGTTIERVQIFEGYGLNVKSFYDIEEVKDFEKTGLVLDDLIDGIKRIAKEKGFYYTGQTVNEANQEFHFKTTGPEIWEDTDGKVDYFVAMGGTAGTIVGTGRYLREKNPGVKIVGVQAAKSSRPDSPDFTGHIVDGTLPLHGVAEPLVPTLIKTNRDNGFQFDEVIDIKAEDAYATAQETAKTDGLFLGTSAAAALTAAIQIAKRPEAAGKNIVVIYPDNGYKYLSTELYKKQK, encoded by the coding sequence ATGTCTAAGATTCATAAGTCTATTGCAGAACTCGTTGGCCACACTCCTCTTGTTGAACTTTCCAATTACGAAGAAAAGTATGGTCTTAAGGCTCACATCATTGGTAAGCTGGAATACTTGAACCCCACCGGCTCCGTGAAGGACCGCTTGGCTCTGGCCTTGATCCAGGATGGTGAACGTCGCGGCCTGATTAAGAAGGGCGACACTCTTATTGACGTGACTAGCGGTAACACGGGCATTGGCCTTGCCGGTATCGGTCACGCTCTTGGTTACGAATTCGAACCTTATCTGGAACCGGGCACGACTATCGAACGCGTCCAGATTTTTGAAGGCTACGGCTTGAACGTAAAGTCTTTCTACGATATCGAAGAAGTCAAGGATTTCGAAAAGACGGGCCTGGTGCTTGATGATTTGATTGATGGTATCAAGCGCATCGCCAAGGAAAAGGGGTTCTATTATACTGGTCAGACTGTAAACGAAGCCAACCAGGAATTCCATTTCAAGACTACCGGCCCAGAAATTTGGGAAGACACGGATGGCAAGGTGGATTACTTTGTTGCAATGGGCGGTACTGCCGGCACCATCGTGGGCACTGGCCGCTATCTTCGCGAAAAGAATCCTGGCGTAAAAATTGTGGGTGTGCAGGCTGCAAAGAGCTCCCGCCCGGATAGCCCCGACTTTACTGGCCATATCGTAGATGGAACCTTGCCTTTGCATGGTGTGGCTGAACCTCTTGTGCCTACCCTCATCAAGACCAATCGCGATAACGGTTTCCAGTTCGACGAAGTCATCGACATCAAGGCGGAAGACGCTTACGCAACTGCACAGGAAACTGCAAAGACCGATGGCCTCTTCCTGGGAACTTCTGCTGCCGCCGCCCTTACCGCTGCAATCCAGATTGCAAAGCGCCCTGAAGCTGCCGGCAAGAACATCGTGGTGATTTACCCCGATAACGGTTACAAGTACCTTTCTACGGAACTGTACAAGAAGCAGAAATAG
- a CDS encoding lanthionine synthetase LanC family protein: MKLNFVQNIALKTAKSTEDYLESVLQIVKYLKNNEVVTPQGKYWKVSPEPGNEYAGDLMITPKGLYAGSAGIGQFFLQLFEVTKDEQYLQEAKDAAEYILNTYEGVKFFKDVLEGAEGGIWPVKGWGTSVYASPAGQAIFLDQLYAHVKDERYRKFLIQSADDAIAAGHDDGKILHWSTEADLMADGSYAFFFLYVYRKTGDEKYLEAAKRVVAFTDTRITYAKEGGIYYKNVDLTLVGWKSKESAFPNFSHGAAGTAFLNVLLYEETKDPAYLEKANEVVKFLAAIAEGDENGALIPYLYNPELGRFHDFYYLSTCHGPVGTSILFRKLYDVTGDKENLQWVDLLTKGILKAGAPLKHTPGYWNSYCLCCGAPGVLAHFVKTAEVLGKDSYIEQAKVTADKLLGDSYNDDKGRRWYAAWTRKIPGFVETYTGLYDGAAGVGSALLYLYAHEKNIKIKTETLEYLFLK; the protein is encoded by the coding sequence ATGAAATTGAATTTTGTACAGAATATTGCGTTGAAGACTGCGAAGTCTACTGAAGATTATTTGGAATCCGTTCTCCAGATTGTGAAGTATCTGAAGAATAACGAAGTGGTAACGCCGCAGGGAAAGTACTGGAAGGTAAGTCCGGAACCGGGTAACGAATACGCTGGTGATCTGATGATTACCCCCAAGGGCCTTTACGCAGGCTCGGCTGGTATCGGCCAGTTTTTCTTGCAGCTTTTCGAAGTGACGAAAGATGAACAGTATTTGCAGGAAGCGAAAGATGCCGCGGAATACATTCTGAATACCTACGAAGGTGTAAAGTTCTTCAAGGATGTTTTGGAAGGTGCCGAAGGCGGCATCTGGCCTGTAAAAGGCTGGGGTACCAGCGTCTATGCGTCTCCGGCGGGTCAGGCCATCTTTTTGGATCAGCTTTACGCACATGTGAAGGATGAACGCTACCGCAAGTTCCTGATTCAGTCTGCCGATGATGCGATCGCTGCAGGTCATGATGACGGAAAGATTCTTCACTGGTCCACGGAAGCGGACTTGATGGCTGACGGTTCCTACGCTTTCTTCTTCCTGTATGTTTACCGCAAGACCGGTGACGAAAAATATCTGGAAGCTGCAAAGCGCGTAGTCGCCTTTACGGACACTCGCATCACTTACGCCAAGGAAGGCGGCATTTACTACAAGAATGTTGACCTCACGTTGGTTGGCTGGAAGTCCAAGGAATCTGCATTCCCCAACTTCAGTCACGGTGCTGCAGGAACGGCTTTCTTGAATGTTCTTCTTTACGAAGAAACCAAGGATCCTGCTTATCTTGAAAAGGCGAACGAAGTTGTGAAATTCCTGGCTGCTATTGCAGAAGGTGACGAAAATGGAGCGTTAATCCCGTACCTCTACAATCCTGAATTAGGACGTTTCCATGACTTCTATTACCTTTCCACTTGCCATGGCCCTGTGGGAACCTCGATCCTGTTCCGCAAACTTTACGACGTGACCGGCGATAAGGAAAATCTCCAGTGGGTTGACCTTCTGACTAAGGGGATTCTGAAGGCTGGTGCTCCGCTGAAACATACTCCGGGGTACTGGAACAGTTACTGCCTCTGCTGCGGTGCCCCGGGCGTTTTGGCTCACTTCGTAAAGACTGCTGAAGTTCTTGGAAAGGATTCCTACATCGAACAGGCGAAGGTTACTGCCGATAAGCTGCTGGGCGATTCCTATAACGATGACAAGGGCCGTCGCTGGTACGCCGCATGGACCCGTAAGATTCCAGGCTTTGTGGAAACTTACACCGGCCTTTACGATGGCGCAGCTGGCGTGGGATCTGCACTCCTGTACCTTTACGCCCACGAAAAGAATATCAAGATTAAGACGGAAACGTTGGAATACCTGTTCCTGAAATAA
- a CDS encoding PLP-dependent aminotransferase family protein, producing MLSYNIENVGSDTLYHFLYKSIKNDVLNGKLEAEEKLPSKRSLAKQMGISLITVETAYNQLLAEGYIYTEPRKGYFVSKLKIAQTEIKHDFKESREARNTQKFDSLVQKSRSAKQSKKHFVDFSNNLGNPEMFPFSTWAKITRQVLCENQMELLERAPYGGVYPLRKAIADMLNGFRNMNVDPEQIIVGAGTDYLYGLIVQILGFNKKYGVEDPGYSKISKIYRKMNVTCNFIPLDDSGVIIDQLEETCTDVIHISPSHHYPTGIVMPVSRRYELLSWAAKSSNRYIVEDDYDSEFRMTGRPISTLQNIDVSDKVIYINTFSKTLTSSARISYMVLPKSLAQKYKEEFSFYTCTVSTLEQLVLAKYISDGSFEKHINRMRNAYRGRRDTLLQAIRKSKLTAISTIAEEDAGLHFILKIDTALSDEEFCKQANEKGVRIGALSDYYTEATPSEHQFIINYSDLPENKIAKALNILYEVAMGM from the coding sequence ATGCTTAGCTACAACATCGAAAACGTGGGCAGCGATACCCTCTACCACTTCCTTTATAAGAGTATCAAGAATGATGTTCTGAACGGCAAGTTGGAAGCCGAAGAGAAATTACCGTCTAAACGTTCTCTGGCAAAGCAAATGGGCATCAGCCTCATTACCGTAGAAACCGCCTACAACCAATTGCTGGCCGAAGGTTACATCTACACGGAACCTCGCAAAGGCTATTTCGTATCCAAACTGAAAATCGCCCAGACTGAGATCAAGCACGACTTCAAGGAATCCCGCGAAGCTCGCAACACTCAGAAATTTGATTCCCTGGTTCAAAAATCCCGCAGTGCAAAACAATCCAAGAAACACTTCGTGGACTTCTCCAACAATTTGGGAAATCCCGAAATGTTCCCCTTCAGCACCTGGGCAAAAATCACGCGTCAGGTCCTTTGCGAAAATCAGATGGAACTTCTGGAACGCGCTCCCTACGGAGGCGTATACCCATTGCGTAAGGCTATCGCCGACATGCTCAATGGTTTCCGCAATATGAACGTGGATCCGGAGCAGATTATCGTTGGCGCAGGAACAGACTATCTGTACGGTCTCATCGTCCAGATTCTGGGATTTAACAAGAAGTACGGCGTAGAAGATCCCGGCTACAGCAAGATTTCAAAAATCTACCGCAAGATGAATGTCACTTGCAATTTCATTCCGCTGGACGACTCCGGAGTCATCATCGACCAGTTGGAAGAAACCTGCACCGACGTCATTCACATCTCCCCCAGTCATCATTATCCCACAGGTATTGTGATGCCTGTAAGCCGCCGTTACGAACTGCTGAGCTGGGCCGCCAAATCCAGCAACCGCTACATCGTAGAAGACGACTACGATAGCGAATTCCGCATGACCGGTCGCCCTATCTCCACGCTGCAAAACATTGACGTATCCGATAAGGTCATCTACATCAACACATTCTCCAAGACTCTTACATCTTCTGCGCGAATCAGCTACATGGTGCTGCCCAAGAGCCTTGCCCAAAAGTACAAGGAGGAATTTTCCTTCTACACCTGCACCGTTTCTACCTTGGAACAGCTGGTGCTTGCAAAGTACATCAGCGACGGCTCCTTTGAAAAGCACATCAACCGCATGCGCAACGCCTACCGCGGCCGCCGCGACACATTGCTCCAAGCCATCCGCAAAAGCAAACTGACCGCCATCTCCACCATCGCTGAAGAAGACGCCGGCCTCCATTTCATCTTGAAAATCGACACCGCCCTTTCCGACGAAGAATTCTGCAAGCAGGCAAACGAAAAAGGCGTTCGCATCGGCGCCCTCTCCGATTACTACACAGAGGCCACCCCCAGCGAGCACCAGTTCATCATCAACTACTCCGACCTCCCCGAAAACAAAATCGCAAAAGCATTGAATATTTTGTACGAAGTTGCCATGGGGATGTAG
- the pdxS gene encoding pyridoxal 5'-phosphate synthase lyase subunit PdxS produces MSEQNYIAERYELNKNLAQMLKGGVIMDVTTPEQAKIAEAAGACAVMALERIPADIRAAGGVSRMSDPKMIKGIQEAVSIPVMAKCRIGHFAEAQILEAIEIDYIDESEVLSPADDIYHINKRDFKVPFVCGAKDLGEALRRIEEGASMIRTKGEPGTGDVVQAVRHMRLMQQEIARLTSMREDELYNRAKELQVSYALVKYVHDNGKLPVVNFAAGGVATPADAALMMQLGAEGVFVGSGIFKSGNPVKRAQAIVKAVANYKDAKLIAELSEDLGEAMVGINEQEIALLMAERGK; encoded by the coding sequence ATGTCTGAACAGAATTACATTGCAGAACGTTACGAATTGAACAAGAATCTTGCTCAGATGCTGAAGGGTGGTGTGATTATGGACGTAACCACTCCGGAACAGGCAAAGATTGCAGAAGCTGCAGGTGCTTGCGCCGTGATGGCCCTGGAACGTATTCCGGCTGATATCCGTGCTGCCGGTGGCGTGAGCCGTATGAGTGACCCGAAGATGATCAAGGGTATCCAGGAAGCTGTTTCTATTCCGGTGATGGCTAAGTGCCGTATCGGTCATTTTGCCGAAGCTCAGATTCTTGAGGCTATTGAAATTGACTACATCGACGAAAGCGAAGTTCTTTCTCCGGCCGATGATATTTACCACATCAACAAGCGCGATTTCAAGGTTCCCTTCGTTTGCGGAGCCAAGGACTTGGGTGAAGCTCTCCGCCGTATCGAAGAAGGTGCTTCCATGATTCGTACCAAGGGTGAACCGGGTACGGGTGACGTTGTCCAGGCTGTTCGCCACATGCGCTTGATGCAGCAGGAAATCGCTCGCCTCACTTCTATGCGTGAAGACGAACTGTACAACCGCGCCAAGGAACTTCAGGTATCTTACGCTCTGGTAAAGTACGTTCACGATAACGGTAAACTGCCTGTTGTGAACTTCGCCGCTGGTGGCGTGGCAACTCCCGCAGACGCTGCGCTCATGATGCAGCTGGGTGCCGAAGGCGTGTTCGTAGGTTCTGGTATTTTCAAGTCTGGCAATCCGGTGAAGCGCGCTCAGGCCATCGTGAAGGCCGTGGCCAACTATAAGGATGCAAAGCTCATTGCTGAACTTTCCGAAGACCTGGGCGAAGCCATGGTGGGCATCAACGAACAGGAAATCGCACTCCTCATGGCTGAAAGAGGTAAATAA
- the pdxT gene encoding pyridoxal 5'-phosphate synthase glutaminase subunit PdxT produces the protein MRIGVLAVQGAFIEHEQILTKLGVETFEIRQKSDLEAPAGSNRPSNRPFDGLILPGGESTVQGKLLRDLDMFEPLLRLIQDGLPVFGTCAGLILLAERLSNDGNVYFGTLPVTVRRNAYGRQLGSFFAERAFRGITDEATVPMTFIRAPLIEKVGDGVEILAEVKGEIVAARYKNQLGISFHPELNEDTRIHQYFVDMCLGE, from the coding sequence CTGCGTATCGGTGTGCTGGCGGTACAAGGTGCGTTTATTGAACACGAACAGATTCTCACAAAGCTTGGCGTAGAGACCTTTGAAATCCGGCAGAAGTCAGACCTGGAAGCTCCCGCAGGATCAAACCGACCTTCGAATCGTCCTTTCGACGGTCTGATTCTCCCCGGTGGCGAAAGCACCGTGCAGGGCAAGCTGTTGCGGGATTTGGATATGTTCGAACCGCTGTTGAGATTGATTCAGGATGGGCTTCCTGTTTTTGGAACCTGCGCCGGTCTCATTCTCTTGGCGGAACGTTTGAGCAATGACGGCAATGTGTATTTCGGTACCTTGCCTGTGACTGTTCGGCGTAATGCCTACGGCCGTCAGCTGGGAAGTTTCTTCGCGGAGCGAGCCTTCCGTGGAATTACGGATGAAGCTACGGTTCCCATGACTTTCATTCGTGCGCCCTTGATCGAAAAAGTTGGGGATGGTGTGGAAATCCTTGCCGAGGTAAAAGGCGAAATCGTTGCTGCCCGCTACAAGAACCAGCTTGGAATTTCTTTCCATCCGGAGCTGAACGAGGACACTCGTATTCACCAGTACTTCGTGGATATGTGCCTTGGGGAATAA
- a CDS encoding sodium:solute symporter, with amino-acid sequence MKLLLIYFFVLGFICIRDLFKVKNFDDYVVAGRRQTAPFVFTSLMATVLGASATIGIAARAESIGFAASWWLGVGAVGFWFQAAFLSKPIHDLDVRTLPELAEKTVDRTGRKLVGLIIAVSWVGIIAAQFAAVAGFIGLVLGHDAGALSVVVTAAIVIVYTLLGGQLSVVRTDALQFGILTLGFAASAIYLLGGFADVSAATALNATASGISNFDFSLLNEKFGAADLAMMLFTVGGAYFLGPDVISRNLVAKDAGAARKAVVAGSFAILIFSVIIVLLGMWAAQYAPDVAGSKTNALFRLASGVLPLPLAALLSVGLLSALLSSADTCLINSAAIFGSDILNTRRIAVVRILVVVIGLVAMVLALGGKDIIGLLTMAYSVYTPGIVAPLAVAVISHKKFEIRKPLWYTGVCLGGLFGLIPAILSSAVNFVTPAYLPHIGIFVSLLFALAGLKRRK; translated from the coding sequence GTGAAGCTTCTTCTAATATATTTCTTCGTCCTTGGATTTATCTGCATTCGCGATTTATTCAAGGTGAAGAATTTTGATGATTATGTGGTGGCGGGTCGACGTCAGACCGCCCCTTTTGTGTTTACGAGCTTGATGGCCACGGTCCTTGGGGCTAGCGCCACAATCGGTATTGCTGCCCGTGCGGAATCCATCGGCTTTGCGGCGTCCTGGTGGCTTGGTGTAGGTGCCGTCGGCTTCTGGTTTCAGGCTGCTTTTTTAAGCAAGCCAATTCACGATCTTGATGTGCGTACCCTTCCGGAACTTGCGGAAAAAACAGTAGATAGGACTGGCCGAAAATTGGTAGGCCTGATTATTGCTGTTTCCTGGGTTGGAATTATTGCGGCTCAGTTTGCTGCGGTAGCTGGATTTATTGGACTGGTGTTAGGTCATGATGCAGGTGCTTTGTCGGTGGTTGTAACGGCGGCCATCGTTATTGTGTACACCTTGCTGGGCGGGCAACTTTCTGTTGTGCGTACTGATGCCTTGCAGTTTGGGATTTTGACGCTGGGTTTTGCTGCTTCCGCGATTTATTTGCTTGGTGGATTTGCGGATGTTTCTGCTGCGACCGCTTTAAATGCGACCGCTTCTGGAATTTCAAATTTCGATTTTTCGTTATTGAATGAAAAGTTTGGTGCTGCTGATCTTGCCATGATGCTTTTTACTGTGGGCGGGGCCTACTTCTTGGGACCTGACGTAATTTCAAGAAACTTGGTGGCGAAAGATGCGGGGGCGGCCCGAAAGGCTGTGGTGGCGGGAAGTTTCGCCATTCTGATTTTTAGCGTGATTATTGTATTGCTGGGAATGTGGGCGGCACAGTATGCTCCTGATGTGGCGGGCTCAAAGACCAATGCCTTGTTCCGTTTGGCTTCTGGCGTTTTGCCTTTGCCCTTGGCTGCGCTTTTGTCGGTGGGGCTTCTTTCGGCGTTGTTGTCTTCTGCAGATACTTGCCTTATAAATTCTGCGGCTATTTTCGGAAGCGACATTTTGAATACCCGCCGCATCGCCGTGGTGAGAATTCTTGTGGTGGTCATTGGTTTGGTTGCCATGGTTTTGGCTTTAGGTGGAAAGGATATTATCGGCCTTTTGACCATGGCTTATTCTGTCTACACGCCGGGAATTGTGGCTCCCTTGGCGGTGGCTGTCATATCCCATAAGAAGTTTGAAATCCGTAAGCCTCTGTGGTACACTGGAGTTTGCCTTGGCGGTTTGTTTGGGCTGATCCCTGCCATACTTTCTTCGGCTGTGAATTTTGTGACGCCTGCATATTTGCCTCATATTGGAATTTTTGTGTCGCTTTTGTTCGCCTTGGCTGGTTTGAAACGTCGAAAATAA
- a CDS encoding LysR family transcriptional regulator has translation MTLQQLRYAIGIAKVGSFNKAAEALFISQPSLTAAIHDLEDEIGIMIFNRSSRGVTLTPEGEEFIAHANELYHHYETIQERYSKEEQKKKKFAVSTQHYSFAVKSFVEMVKKFNIDDYEFALRETKTKDVIDDVTGLRSEIGILYLSDFNRKYINYLLKEHDLEFHKLIDCHAFAYMWKNHPLANKKSVNLDDLSLYPCLSFEQSESGNYYFAEEILSTNEYHKTIKANDRATMLNLMVGLNGYTLCSGIISEEINGSDYVAVPFKDAKGEDDRTMEIGYITKKNFMLSTICRIYIRELEEYLQTYTSGKAVQE, from the coding sequence ATGACCCTTCAACAACTTCGCTACGCCATTGGGATCGCAAAAGTTGGCTCCTTCAACAAGGCCGCTGAAGCCCTGTTTATTTCCCAGCCTTCTTTGACTGCGGCTATCCACGACCTGGAAGATGAAATTGGCATCATGATTTTTAATCGCTCCAGTCGCGGTGTGACCCTCACTCCCGAGGGTGAAGAATTCATTGCCCACGCCAACGAGCTTTACCACCATTACGAAACCATCCAGGAACGTTACAGCAAGGAAGAACAGAAGAAGAAAAAGTTTGCTGTTTCTACCCAGCATTATTCCTTTGCCGTGAAGTCTTTTGTGGAAATGGTGAAAAAGTTCAACATTGATGATTACGAATTTGCCCTTCGCGAAACCAAGACCAAGGATGTCATCGATGACGTTACCGGCCTGCGCAGCGAAATCGGTATTTTGTACCTTAGCGATTTTAATCGCAAGTACATCAACTATCTGTTGAAGGAACACGACCTGGAATTCCATAAGCTTATTGATTGCCATGCCTTTGCCTACATGTGGAAAAATCATCCGCTGGCAAATAAGAAGTCGGTGAACCTGGATGATCTTTCCCTATACCCCTGCCTTTCTTTTGAGCAGAGCGAAAGCGGTAACTATTATTTCGCTGAAGAAATTTTAAGTACAAATGAATATCATAAGACCATCAAGGCCAATGACCGTGCCACCATGCTGAACTTGATGGTGGGCCTGAATGGTTACACTCTCTGCTCCGGCATTATCAGCGAAGAAATCAACGGATCCGATTATGTAGCTGTTCCCTTTAAGGATGCCAAGGGCGAAGATGACCGTACCATGGAAATCGGCTACATTACCAAGAAGAACTTTATGCTCAGCACCATTTGCCGAATCTATATTCGCGAATTGGAAGAGTATCTGCAGACATATACTTCTGGGAAGGCTGTTCAGGAATAA
- a CDS encoding ThiF family adenylyltransferase: protein MPLNTDIFNRTIRLVGDETMNVIAQKRVIIFGVGGVGSWCAESLVRSGIHHLTMVDSDNVSVTNVNRQLMATTKTVGQVKVEVLKQRLLEINPDAQIETRAELYSEETAASFHLEDYDVIIDAIDSLENKMHLMLAASKTKAKVYASMGAALKMDPTKIHVAEFWDVKGCPLARALRDKFKKKQLRPSKKIKCVYSEELLKNLGGIPENDGAPAEFHKVAYNGTMAHAVAIFGFTIAGLVMQDICGRQRNG from the coding sequence ATGCCTCTGAATACCGATATTTTCAATCGCACTATTCGCCTTGTGGGCGATGAAACCATGAATGTCATTGCGCAAAAGCGTGTGATTATTTTTGGTGTTGGCGGCGTGGGAAGTTGGTGCGCCGAAAGCTTGGTGCGTTCAGGTATTCATCACTTGACCATGGTGGACTCCGATAACGTGAGCGTTACCAATGTGAATCGCCAACTTATGGCAACCACGAAGACGGTTGGCCAGGTAAAGGTTGAAGTTTTAAAACAGCGTCTGCTTGAAATTAATCCAGATGCTCAAATTGAGACTCGTGCGGAACTGTATAGCGAAGAAACGGCCGCCTCTTTTCATCTTGAAGATTATGATGTCATTATCGATGCCATCGACAGTCTCGAAAACAAGATGCACTTGATGCTTGCGGCTTCTAAAACAAAGGCCAAGGTCTACGCTTCCATGGGGGCTGCCCTCAAGATGGATCCTACAAAAATCCATGTGGCGGAATTCTGGGATGTAAAGGGGTGCCCGTTGGCCCGCGCCCTTCGCGACAAGTTCAAGAAAAAACAATTGCGCCCGTCTAAAAAAATCAAGTGCGTGTACAGCGAGGAACTGCTGAAAAATTTAGGTGGCATTCCCGAAAATGATGGCGCTCCTGCAGAGTTTCACAAGGTGGCCTATAACGGGACCATGGCCCACGCCGTGGCTATTTTCGGTTTTACCATTGCCGGCTTGGTGATGCAGGATATTTGCGGGAGGCAGCGGAATGGCTAA
- a CDS encoding ATP-binding protein, whose amino-acid sequence MAKRELTYVQKVERSISTTYRERLWTPFINAIKTYKLIEEGDRIAVCISGGKDSMLLAKLMQMLQRHSDCNFEIQFLVMDPGYNAENRAQIVKNAALLEIPIQIFDTNIFDVTYKTEKSPCYLCAKMRRGHLYRMAMDAGCNKIALGHHFSDVIETTVLGMFYGSQLQGMMPKLRSQNFEGMELIRPMYCIHEQDIIAWRNYNELEFIQCACRLTLNTVVNDDGSSNSKRKEIKELLKNLKKINPNIEKSIFNSIHAVCIETFPGYKANGEQHSFLEWFDENRNILD is encoded by the coding sequence ATGGCTAAGCGTGAACTTACGTATGTGCAGAAAGTGGAACGGAGCATTTCGACCACTTATCGTGAACGTCTGTGGACGCCCTTCATTAATGCCATTAAAACCTACAAGCTGATTGAGGAAGGGGACCGCATTGCAGTCTGCATTTCTGGCGGCAAGGATTCCATGCTGCTGGCGAAACTGATGCAGATGCTGCAGCGTCATAGCGATTGCAATTTTGAAATTCAGTTTTTGGTGATGGATCCCGGATACAATGCCGAAAACCGCGCCCAGATTGTGAAGAATGCCGCTCTTCTGGAAATCCCCATCCAGATTTTTGATACCAATATTTTTGATGTGACCTACAAGACCGAAAAGTCGCCTTGCTATTTGTGCGCCAAGATGCGCCGTGGTCATTTGTATCGCATGGCTATGGATGCGGGCTGCAACAAGATTGCCTTGGGCCATCATTTTTCGGATGTTATCGAAACTACGGTTTTGGGCATGTTTTATGGCTCGCAATTGCAGGGTATGATGCCGAAACTTCGTAGTCAGAATTTTGAGGGCATGGAACTCATTCGCCCCATGTACTGTATTCACGAGCAGGATATTATTGCCTGGCGTAACTATAACGAACTTGAATTTATCCAGTGTGCCTGCCGCCTTACTTTAAACACGGTGGTGAACGACGATGGTTCCAGCAACAGCAAGCGCAAGGAAATCAAGGAACTGCTGAAGAATCTGAAGAAGATCAACCCCAATATCGAAAAGAGCATCTTCAACAGCATCCATGCGGTTTGCATTGAAACATTCCCGGGCTATAAAGCCAACGGGGAGCAGCATTCCTTCCTGGAATGGTTTGATGAAAATAGAAACATATTAGACTAG
- the bioD gene encoding dethiobiotin synthase, with the protein MNGYFVTATGTDVGKTFVTALLVKKWRNSGIDAGYYKAALSGAELRDGKWIAGDADYVKRIANLPDTQEELVSYVYKEPVSPHLATRMEGNPVELPQVRADFDKASHRHDFIFAEGSGGIICPIRYDTPNADATSGKSSEPQKLFLTDIMKELNLPLLIVTTAALGSINSCVLTVEYARARGLQIRGIIVNRYGISGNMQMEDDNIFMMQELTGLPILAKIKEGDTDLGTTPF; encoded by the coding sequence ATGAATGGTTATTTCGTAACAGCAACAGGAACCGACGTCGGCAAAACTTTTGTAACCGCCCTTCTCGTAAAAAAATGGCGTAACTCAGGAATTGATGCAGGCTACTATAAGGCAGCCCTCAGCGGAGCTGAACTACGCGACGGCAAATGGATCGCCGGCGACGCCGACTACGTAAAACGAATCGCCAACCTCCCCGACACTCAGGAAGAATTGGTCAGCTACGTCTACAAGGAACCCGTTTCCCCGCATCTCGCCACCCGCATGGAAGGTAATCCCGTAGAACTCCCGCAAGTCCGTGCCGACTTTGACAAAGCCTCCCACCGACATGATTTCATTTTCGCCGAGGGAAGCGGTGGCATCATCTGTCCCATCCGTTACGATACCCCCAACGCAGACGCAACTAGCGGCAAATCCAGCGAGCCTCAAAAGCTGTTCCTGACCGACATCATGAAGGAACTGAATCTTCCTCTGCTGATTGTCACCACGGCAGCCCTAGGCAGTATCAATTCCTGCGTTCTGACAGTGGAATACGCAAGAGCCCGCGGTCTTCAAATCCGAGGCATCATCGTAAACCGTTACGGTATCAGCGGCAACATGCAAATGGAAGACGACAACATCTTCATGATGCAGGAACTGACTGGACTTCCCATTCTTGCAAAAATAAAAGAAGGCGATACCGACCTAGGCACCACCCCCTTTTAA